CACCATGCCGTGAAATCGGGTAGAAtatgggaaaaaaggattacAATCGTAGGAGCTTGCGAACCGGTAGCCTAACTTTGACGTTTCAATCtgggtttgtttacgttttgtaCTAAGGGGCCCAGTGAAAAATGCACATAGTATGTCAATATACTTGCACCTCATTTCTTTCAAATTTACCAATTTGTTCTTTTATTGTATTACCCTTTACCGCTCAAGAGAGAGCCTTTATGAAAAGAATTTTCCTTCTTGAAAGTACAATCTATTTGTCATCAACAGACGTACAAAACAACATCTCAACTGGAAATGCCTTTCTTCAAAAAAGTCCCTAACGCCCGCTTGTTCCTTTCTCATATACATAGCATATTTATTCTCAATATATATATACCTCTcataatttgttgttgttgttactcTTCTCCTCCTTACATTGCGCGCCATAATTCTTCCGCACTGTCCACGCGATTATTCCATGCTTCCGCATTTCGCCGAGCATTACTTAAACTCCCATACGCaacggaaataaaaatggttaCATGTACTGTACTATTCACTCGTTTTTGCTGTTAATCGTTGCCCTCCTTGCGCAACACGCTTATTGCTAATCTGCTGTTTCTGTGTTAAATGTTTTCGAGAACTGTTTCTTCAACATATTCGCCAGTTCGGCGGCTGAAGGGAATAGAGGCGCGTAAGTTACCGATATGGGATCCGGGGCTCGTGACCAGGAAGATCGAACAAAGATCGTTAAAGGAAAGTAATTAACCTACAGATTACAGTTGCATTAATAAACGTACCCGTGTTACGCCGCGGGTCCAGCGCTCCACCAACATTCTTCTTTGCAGCTTTTCAATTTGTCTGCCTTTTTAACACACTTTAATCTTAGCCGAACGAAATGACTCACAAATTCGACCGAGAGCGTTCACGTATGTTTGGATATTTGTTTTAACCGGGGCGTAGAAATTCGTaacaaaagtagaaaaatgATCTCAAGAGTCGGTTTTCTGAGAGGGTTTGATGTGAATGTGACGAAGATgattcatttttgtttctactAACAACTAGAGGGCTTTGCGCCTGTTCGCGGCGCTCGTTCCTCCTGATGGATGCGTTAACTCTATCAATCGGGGTTGCGCTAATGCTTTTGCCTTTATGTATTGCCGTGTGTTTTAATATCGTTCTGCACCACTCATAACTAACAGCAAGAGCGTGTGTCGTCGTGTAGCTTTTGATCTGAAATAGATTGATCGAAAGCTTTGATGGGGCGAGGGATTAGTGACAAATACGTGTGCCATTAGACTTTGTTCCATTCCACAACGCTCTTCGCTCGTCGTCGCTTTCTTCAGTGTCTCGCCTCTTGCTTAAACGTAGTCATCATACAAGTGCGTTTGCGTTGCAACTGTCGTCTTAACTATTGTTGTTTCTTCCTACAAcaatcaaaaaagaaaatgctaaGGAAAAGGGATGcaaaattttgaatatttttacaCTACTGCCCACACACGCTTTGCTCTGCCTTCGGCTCGTGTTCCGTCGTTTACACGGACATCGGATGATCGGGTTTTGAAGCGTTTCCGGAGCTAGGGGCTTCACCTAGCACTCAACTCTACTCAGCCAGCGGTTGTGCGGGTGAGGGCGCATTTTTCCCGCCCGAGGAGGGTGCATGTGAGGATCGTGTGTGTAGTGGCGAGGAAGAGGATACGTCCTCAGCATTACTAGTGCTCGTCACTTCCGCCCGGCTCAGCGCGGATGGCACTGCGGCTGGTGAGTCACCATCTTCCCTGCTCTCCGCCGGTGTGTCATGttcttcggcggtggcgtcgtctACCGGTTTCATCGTGCTGCTGACCGTCGGGGAGGACGTGTTCGGATCAGTCACcagaaccggcaccggaggtGGATTGCTGGCCGCAGTGAAACTCAAATCGTTCGCATCGAACAGTGAGGACGTTTCTTCGTCGGTCGTTTGCGAAATCGATGCCGCTCCATCGCCCGCttcccgatgctgctgctgttgctgctgcgacgtTGGCACCCGTGCCGGGGGCAAGGTATCTTCTTCGTCTGGTTCGACGTGAAGTGGTAGCTCGCCGGGTTTCAGGCTGCTAGTGTTGTTGGTCGCTCGCGAACTGTCCTGCTCGCTGTCTGCGTCGAGCATTTCATCACTGCGCAGCCGGgcggtcggtttcggtcgaaGATCTTCGAGAAAGATTGAACATTATTTCGCTGTACGGTCTACTCTACCGAACACCAGCTTACCTGCTTGTGAGTTATCCTCCGTAAAGAGTCCCATGATTGGATTGGAATCGTCCGCACGTTTCGCGTCCTCATCGCCATCTCCACCGAGACCGGAGGATGCCGAACCGGCGGCTGCGAGCGACGCCCCAAGCGAGCTCACGCCCTGCCCCACAAGGTGGTGAGGTATGTGCGGATTGGTGCTCGATGTCGTCACCGCTAGTTGGCCTCCCGGCAGCAACTGGCCACCCTGTGCGGCGGCGATCGCTGCTGCCTGGGACGGGGTTAGCGATTTACGCGTCTTTTCAGCCTTGCGCCACAGTATGATTTCTTGCTGCTTGAAGTACCGCCGATCCTCGGTGTCAATTAGTACTAGGTTGAGGAAGTAGCGCACCGAAAACTTCTTGTTAATCTCGCGCATCGTGACGGTCAGATCGTACCCGGCGAGAAACACGCGTATCGGTATGCTCTCCCCTTTGACCGGCGACCCGTCCATGATTTCGTACTTTGCGATAATCTCGTTCTCCGTGTACATGTTGGGCCCTGCGATAGAGTAGAGAACGATGAACCACAATCAAATCATCGATAAAACGAAGAAGATCGCGTGTACCCACCCGAACCGGTTTGCTCTCGCTTAATGATCGCAATTTCCatgtgtttgattttgatGCGAACCAACAGAAAGTAGATTTTACCAACGATTACATCCTTCAGATGGTACCTAACGACGGAAACCGCGGGGTTTTAGCAATCGTTTCACTCAACTCCGCGAACGGAGAAGCTCTTCGCGAAACTCACTTGCTCTTGTTGTACTCGAACTCGATATGCAAGCAGTCCTCGATACCGACCTCCATCTTAATCGGGATGTTTGTGTCCGGGTAGCTCGAGAGTGTGTGCACCGCAATGTCAACCTCGCGCACGATATCACTCAAGCGCCGCACGATGGTGACACGCAAAAAATACCTGCGTGAAAGATGGAGGGTCGATTTAGTAATCAATCTTAGCAAAAGAGCCCAGAATAAAATGCTTACCGTAATCGTACGTTCGATCCCACGTAAACTTCGAAAGGTTTCTCAACGTTGGCGAACTCAAACGGATAGGACGTGTTCTGGATGAGATCTCCCGGGCGGGCCAGCTCGCGTACGAGGCTGAGAAAGTCGTGATGGTTACCGCGATCGTAGTAAAGCTCAATCTGACCTGAAGGTTGCAGTAAGGAAAGGAAACACTGTGTCAGCATTTAAGGGAAGCAGGATTTAGATAGATCAACTAGCGACCACCAGAAGAAAGCCtcttaatttaataaaaaaaagaacattCAGTATGACGATTGCAGAAAGGGCGGAATGTAAACACGGCCGGATATTGGTGATAAAGAAAATATGATGAAACAATATTTGCTCGAGGCCAACAACCAACCACCTCGACGCCTGGCGTGgcacgaaaaagaaattatgATAAGAATTCGCCCACCATTTTTACGTGTCCTTCTCTGTGttgcgttttgcgtcgatATTTGTACAAACATTAGCCCCGTGCGGGGAATGAGGGAGGCGAGAATGGAGCAGATGGTCACCAAACGGGGGGATATCCAATTTCACGACAAGAGGCGCACGGCGGGCGGTAGCcacaatcagcagcagcagcaacaacgcaTACGAGCACACAGCGGGCGCTACTGCTTTCTCATGGCGTTAAATTAACCAAAGTGAATTCGagcgccaccaacacacacacgcgcgaacAGCGTGCAGCAACAATTGACCACGACCGGCCGGAAAAGGACCGTATCTTGCTTGTTCCCGTTCCACGCGCACTTACCGATAAGCTCGATTTTGATGCCCTGGTGCTCCAGCTTGCTGCCCGGCTTCTTGAGCGTAATGTTCACCTTGCCACCGACCGTTTCGCCGTCGTAGTACAGCAGATACTTGTCCTTCTTGCCGTCCTCTGTTTTGATCTCggcctgctgccgctgctcggACCCATCGAAGATGATGTCGATATCGGCGGACTGGCCGAAGCGCAGGAAGTTCTGGTGACGTCGCCGAGCGCGGGATAGAAagcaaagaagaaaatgaGCAATCCTAGCAGGCGAAGCGCCTGATGGGCggcaaacgatcgatcgatcaataaCAATTGGAAAGGGACGCGTGTGCGGGCTCACCATGGTTGACGGAAGCTGCTAACGGTGCGCTTTCGGTAAACGGCTAGAGCTGGTCTGCCCGGTGGCTGTTACAGTGGACTGTTCCGTTGGACGGTTGCAAACTCCGTGGAGCccgcaggtggtggtggcacggCAACGGTGACACAAAATATCAGATATCCACCCCTGGCAAGAAGCCGTTCATGTGGCGAACGTCTCCGCTCCGGTCGCTATGATGTACGAGGGAATTGGATTCCTTTGCAAATATACAGCACTTCActtttgcacaattttccgGTCCATGGAGAGCATGTAGCACTAAAGGGGGACCGGACACTGTTCTCTTCACACACTCCGCACCAAGCAGTTTTTTCGATCTGATGCTTCTGGGACCTAAGCGATCGCAGTCACACGGATTAAAACAGGTACGAAGGAAACGATTAGCGTTCAACCGTCCACAAAGTTTAATCACGAAGGTgcagaacagaaaaaaaggaaaaccgtaACGGAGAACGATAACTCGACGGAGACCCCGATTCGGCAGCAAGTTTGCCGTGTATTATATAAGAAAAATGCACCGCTACAAACCGCGAGTGGAAGGATGCGACCGCGCCAGAACAACTTCAGTGCCGACCGGGTGAAAGGGACCACTTTTTGGGATCCAATTTTGCACCGATAGGCGAATAATTCCCCGTTTCGTGACtaatttttttccttttttccgttcttttcATTTAGGCCAAATTGACTGAACACTTGTCATCCAAGTGCGAGCGAGAAGACGCTcggcgcgaaagagagaaacaattGCACCGTCAGTTAGCTGTCAACGCTGATAGCTCTGGCGGCTGTATAACAGTTTCTTGCAGCACCGGGAGAGCCTATACTTACCTTGAAGCGTATGCCAGTTACACTGAAAAACCGGTACAAATTATAGTTTTGCGTTCGTAGATGAAAAAAGAATGATTTATTGCGAGTTCGCTCGAAGAGTGTGATGGACACTTAGCCACTAACCGAATACTTTGGAAGTATGCTCACTTGTGCGTTGCAAACGTTCGAAAGCCACTCTCACCGTAAGCGGGCTGGTTTGGGTGGACGTTCGATGGCACCACCTCATCGATCCACTCGGGTTCCACTTCCGTCACGTAGCGCAGATAGTTGAGCCGCGTTGCCACCAACTCGGTGTAGACCACTATGCCCGGCCGGAACTTGCCGCTAATGGCGCTCGACGGGTGGATGCGTGCCTTAAGCGAACTGGTCGAGGTAAGATAGAGATGATCCGGCTGTTTGGTGGCAATATTAGCGAACAGGCCCACCAGCAGACACTTGGCTACCGGTACCGCATCCTTGCCACAGGAACTGGTCGGCATTTCGAGCGACTTGCAAATTTCACTCAGCTGCTCGCGCACCGAGGCCGCGTGCGTGAGATTGCGCTCGTGCAGAAAATTATCGAAGCACCAGAtcttcggtttggttttcgttttgaatTCGTTGAACACGTTCAGCAGCGTTATGTGGTCTCCCGTTTTGTCGTAGAACTTCGAGTGCGCGATCAGCATCTGTTCGCGCTTCTGTACGCTGttggtgaaaatgttttcACCGGAAAGCATTGCGATTATCGTGAGCATCTCCTCAAGGCAGCCGTACTTGGgtgccgccagcagcatctTGGCGTACTTCGGGTCCAGCGGGAAGCGTGCCATCTTGCTGCCTTGTGAGGTGAGAATCGGGTTTTCCACTGACGAGATCGCGTTCAGCGCTTTCAGCTCCAGCAGTGCCCCGACTATTGCTTCCTCGGGCGGTTGATCGATAAAGTCAAAGTCTTTATAGCTGATGCCCAGCACGAGTAGATGCAGGATGGTGGCTGCCAGATTACAGCGCAGAATTTCCGGTATCGTCATTTTGTCCATCCGATCGTAGTCGGCTCGTGTGTACGTGCGGTAGCAGACGCCGTCCGTGATGCGCCCGGCGCGGCCAGTGCGCTGGTGAGCTTGCGCTTGTGATATCCAGGAAACTTTGAGCATATCCAGTCCGGTGATTGGATCGTACGAACGGACTTTCGCTCGACCACAGTCGATCACGTACCGAATGCCGTTGATGGTGATGGACGTTTCTGCAATGTTAGTGGCAAAAATGACCTTCCGAACGTTCGATGGCGCTGGATTGAACACATCGAGCTGTTGCGTTTGCGGCAACGCAGCGTACATTGGATATATGGCCAGTTTGGTTAGATCTGAAGAAAATAtctacaaaaaagaaacgataaCAGTGAGTGCATGACGTGAAGTGtagtttgaaataaaacccAAACCTTTGCTAAACGCCGCATTTTGTTGACCGTCGCATCGATCTCTTCTTGGCCGGTGAGGAACACCAGTATGTCTCCGGGCGGATGTTTCTGATGAATCTCAACCACCGTCTTGAGACACGCCTCGATGTAGTGTATTTTCTCCACCATCTGGTATACCTTCACCTGGTACGTTCGGCCCTGCAGGTACACGATCGGACAGTCGGAGAAGTAGCTCGCAAAGTGGTCGCAATCCATGGTGGCCGACATAATGATGACCTTCAGCGGAGGCAATCGTTTGGCGGCCcgcgtttgctgtgccttTTTGACGATGCCTAGCAAAATGTCGGTCGCTACCGTTCGCTCGTGCACCTCGTCCAGTATGATTACGTTGTAGTTTCGAAGCTGCCGGTCGGACAGGGCCTCCCGACACAGGATGCCGTCGGTCATGTACtttatttgtgtgttttgcgaCGTCATGTCCTCGAAACGTACCGTGTAACCGACTAGTTCACCCAAACTCGTCCCCATTTCCATCGCCACCCACTTGGCGACGGTGATGGCCGCGACGCGCCGCGGTTGCGTGATGGCAATCAGTTTGTCTCCGTTGAGGCCAGCCTCGTAGATAAATTGTGGCATTTGCGTAGTTTTGCCGCTCCCAGTTTCACCAAGcacgatcgtcgtcggggaCTTTCGTATCAAGTCCATTAAGCTGCGGAAAAACGCGTTGATAAGTTAAACATCGAGCGCTACTGGGGTCCCGGTCCCACGTGCCGGTAGAGCACCACCGGCGGACTTACGATTTACGCACGGAGTAGATGGGCAGtgactgccgctgctgtttgGCCGCATCCTGCTTGGCGTAGGAACGCGAAAGTTGTTGATTTCCCGAGCTGTTGCGACTGGAAAGTCCAGAATCCATCTCGGCACAGTTTAGCGAGCGTTTTGCACGATGTAAACATTAAACCCACAAAATGTCAAGTGACAGATCTTTGCCGGAGTCTGGCGTTTCCTGGTAAACATTGGGTGGTGTATGGATGCGGTTCCGAAACTCTACACGTGGCTCAGCGAACGTTTGTTTTACTGTCTGGTGAAATGAAGACCTAAGTTCCCATAGACGCTGAAAATTGTGTTTACAATCCTTTTATGATTGATTACTTTCAACATAATCCACCAATTTCACTCATGCAGTAGTGCACCACGCATGCTAAACAGCATTAACAGCCGCCGTTTTGCTGGGCGGCTAATATTTCACAATCGAAACTTTCTCGATCTCAATCACAAATGAAACGTACGATACGTCCAATGAAGTACCAAGTTACACCATGTAATAATAACTCGCGTTGGTTTGTACTAGTCATCGTACTATTAAAACGATCCAAACTTGTAGAACCAACTGTTACTTCAAGCCACCCAAccaccaagtatacgaaccttggccaaattcaaatttgaaatttcgTTAATCTCACTTCAGTCACTTTTagaggccgggaacgcaaaaatgtttggttaGCGAACctacaagcgaaaaccagggactGGGAACGCACGCACGAGAGAGAAATAAGAGAGGAAAGAGAAATGTGGAGAGAAAAGGGAGAAATATGAGAGGAAAGTTTAATATAGAATATAGAGAGAAAAGCAAAGACAAAAATACGGTCAGAAAAGCGGTTTTACGCGTTGCTCGCTACGTTAAGTTCCGCGCTCGGTGTGCAGAGGCTTTAGTCTGACCCAGCCTCCACCACACGTCAAGATACGGTGGGTTGAGCTGGAGTTTCGCGCGTAGCGTTTCGTCCCGTGCCCTGCGTGGAATCTGGAATCTGCAACCATTCAACAGTAATAAGCTTACAATTATTACGTTGGAttactttccgttccgttggtccGCATATCTGtgttcggctgctgctgcggtcttCCGGCAAAAAACCCTTCGTATCCTAGCATCCTGCGAGCTCCGtgcgtctgcgtgtgtgtgcgcgtgcaGTGACGCTATTTCTCCGGGAAGATACTGTGAAGTTAAGATGTTTGAAAAAGTTAAGACTCGATTGAAAATCTTCATGCTTCATGCGTTCGCCAGCCCGGCAGAGTGCCCGTTCGTTGATTAACCCGTTGATAATCCGCGCCCCAGTAAGGTGTGAAGCTCTCGCGGAATCGCCAGCCCCGAGTGGAGAGAAATCGGTAGTGGAAAGTCACTTTCACGCGACGTTAGCCCAAATCGAACTCACCTCCGAAACGTGAGCCCCGGAAGCTGGCACAAAATCAGGGCCCGATGGAAAACAAAGTCTGAGAGCCCGCAGCATCATCCACGGTTCTCTGTTGCTGCAGCGATTATTTTTATCAGCTGCCA
The nucleotide sequence above comes from Anopheles bellator chromosome 1, idAnoBellAS_SP24_06.2, whole genome shotgun sequence. Encoded proteins:
- the LOC131205958 gene encoding ATP-dependent RNA helicase DHX33; translated protein: MDSGLSSRNSSGNQQLSRSYAKQDAAKQQRQSLPIYSVRKSLMDLIRKSPTTIVLGETGSGKTTQMPQFIYEAGLNGDKLIAITQPRRVAAITVAKWVAMEMGTSLGELVGYTVRFEDMTSQNTQIKYMTDGILCREALSDRQLRNYNVIILDEVHERTVATDILLGIVKKAQQTRAAKRLPPLKVIIMSATMDCDHFASYFSDCPIVYLQGRTYQVKVYQMVEKIHYIEACLKTVVEIHQKHPPGDILVFLTGQEEIDATVNKMRRLAKIFSSDLTKLAIYPMYAALPQTQQLDVFNPAPSNVRKVIFATNIAETSITINGIRYVIDCGRAKVRSYDPITGLDMLKVSWISQAQAHQRTGRAGRITDGVCYRTYTRADYDRMDKMTIPEILRCNLAATILHLLVLGISYKDFDFIDQPPEEAIVGALLELKALNAISSVENPILTSQGSKMARFPLDPKYAKMLLAAPKYGCLEEMLTIIAMLSGENIFTNSVQKREQMLIAHSKFYDKTGDHITLLNVFNEFKTKTKPKIWCFDNFLHERNLTHAASVREQLSEICKSLEMPTSSCGKDAVPVAKCLLVGLFANIATKQPDHLYLTSTSSLKARIHPSSAISGKFRPGIVVYTELVATRLNYLRYVTEVEPEWIDEVVPSNVHPNQPAYGESGFRTFATHK
- the LOC131205960 gene encoding vacuolar protein sorting-associated protein 26B-like, which produces MNFLRFGQSADIDIIFDGSEQRQQAEIKTEDGKKDKYLLYYDGETVGGKVNITLKKPGSKLEHQGIKIELIGQIELYYDRGNHHDFLSLVRELARPGDLIQNTSYPFEFANVEKPFEVYVGSNVRLRYFLRVTIVRRLSDIVREVDIAVHTLSSYPDTNIPIKMEVGIEDCLHIEFEYNKSKYHLKDVIVGKIYFLLVRIKIKHMEIAIIKREQTGSGPNMYTENEIIAKYEIMDGSPVKGESIPIRVFLAGYDLTVTMREINKKFSVRYFLNLVLIDTEDRRYFKQQEIILWRKAEKTRKSLTPSQAAAIAAAQGGQLLPGGQLAVTTSSTNPHIPHHLVGQGVSSLGASLAAAGSASSGLGGDGDEDAKRADDSNPIMGLFTEDNSQADLRPKPTARLRSDEMLDADSEQDSSRATNNTSSLKPGELPLHVEPDEEDTLPPARVPTSQQQQQQHREAGDGAASISQTTDEETSSLFDANDLSFTAASNPPPVPVLVTDPNTSSPTVSSTMKPVDDATAEEHDTPAESREDGDSPAAVPSALSRAEVTSTSNAEDVSSSSPLHTRSSHAPSSGGKNAPSPAQPLAE